Proteins encoded in a region of the Mercenaria mercenaria strain notata chromosome 1, MADL_Memer_1, whole genome shotgun sequence genome:
- the LOC123543449 gene encoding kynurenine 3-monooxygenase-like isoform X1 produces MPNPNSKLTDRGRKKIVVIGAGPVGCAEALWMEKRGHHVDVYEMREDPRISIDEKGSKSINLTISHRGLSSLEKINMKDRVCRKAIPCYGRMIHDRDKTTRISLYGEKNESILSVNREVLHTELVDAVDKCPNTRIFFNHKLVGTNFDKTEVTFQTPDPNRPADDKDNVTITSTVKADVILGCDGANSCMRKYMNRESYLRYKEESIDERYTELTMPATKHNKFAMKENYLHIWARDEFMLLALPNQDKSFTVTLFMPTNVFESLTDREAATAFVNEHFADAVSLIGEEQIVDRLTSRGNAHSLMWVKCSRYNIDGKVLLLGDAAHAMVPFYGQGVNCGFEDLMVLDKLLDDHNEDFEKAMNAFSEKRTEDAAAMCDLSLENYNELKRKVNTPWLSCRKRIDSILYRVFPSSWVPIYTMVAFSDIRYSDCVRKRKWQNKMIYGGVCAVVIAVSVITGLCSIAYTHGFTS; encoded by the exons GTGGGTTGTGCTGAAGCATTATGGATGGAAAAACGTGGTCATCATGTGGATGTATACGAAATGCGGGAAG ACCCTCGGATTTCAATAGACGAGAAAGGAAGCAAAAGTATAAACTTGACAATTTCCCACAGGGGTCTGTCCTCCCTGGAGAAGATCAACATGAAAGACCGTGTTTGTAGGAAGGCGATACCATGCTATGGCAGGATGATACACGACAGAGACAAGACAACACGGATCAGTCTGTACGGAGAGAAAAACGAG tCCATACTGTCGGTCAACAGAGAAGTGCTTCATACAGAACTTGTAGATG CTGTTGACAAATGCCCAAACACGAGAATATTCTTCAATCACAAACTTGTTGGGACGAATTTTGACAAAACAGAAGTAACGTTCCAAAC acCGGATCCGAACAGACCAGCAGACGATAAAGACAATGTGACGATAACCAGTACAGTGAAAGCAGACGTGATTCTTGGATGTGATGGAGCGAACTCCTGTATGAGAAAATACATGAACAGGGAGTCATACCTGAGATACAAGGAAGAGAGTATTGATGAACGCTACACAGAACTGACCATGCCAGCTACAAAACACAACAAG TTTGCCATGAAGGAAAACTACTTACATATCTGGGCCAGGGATGAGTTTATGTTGCTCGCATTACCAAATCAGGACAAGTCTTTCACTGTGACTCTTTTCATGCCGACCAACGTGTTCGAGTCTCTGACTGACCGTGAAGCCGCCACTGCATTCGTTAACGAACATTTTGCTGATGCAGTGTCTCTAATTGGAGA GGAGCAGATCGTCGACAGGCTCACTAGCAGAGGGAACGCTCACTCTCTAATGTGGGTCAAG TGTTCGAGGTACAATATTGATGGGAAAGTGTTGTTGCTAGGCGATGCAGCGCATGCAATGGTACCATTTTATGGACAAGGTGTTAACTGT GGATTTGAAGACCTTATGGTACTTGATAAACTTCTGGATGACCATAACGAGGATTTTG AGAAAGCAATGAATGCATTTTCTGAAAAACGAACCGAAGACGCTGCAGCGATGTGTGACCTGTCTCTAGAAAACTACAATGAG TTGAAAAGaaaagtgaacaccccttggctTTCCTGTAGAAAACGTATAGACAGTATTTTGTACAGAGTATTTCCAAGTAGTTGGGTGCCAATCTACACAATG GTAGCATTTTCAGATATACGCTACAGTGATTGCGTTAGGAAAAGAAAATGGCAAAACAAG atGATTTACGGAGGCGTTTGCGCAGTCGTCATAGCAGTTTCTGTGATTACAGGGTTGTGCAGCATTGCATACACGCACGGGTTTACGTCATAG
- the LOC123543449 gene encoding kynurenine 3-monooxygenase-like isoform X2 — MSNPNSKQWKKIVVIGAGPVGCAEALWMEKRGHHVDVYEMREDPRISIDEKGSKSINLTISHRGLSSLEKINMKDRVCRKAIPCYGRMIHDRDKTTRISLYGEKNESILSVNREVLHTELVDAVDKCPNTRIFFNHKLVGTNFDKTEVTFQTPDPNRPADDKDNVTITSTVKADVILGCDGANSCMRKYMNRESYLRYKEESIDERYTELTMPATKHNKFAMKENYLHIWARDEFMLLALPNQDKSFTVTLFMPTNVFESLTDREAATAFVNEHFADAVSLIGEEQIVDRLTSRGNAHSLMWVKCSRYNIDGKVLLLGDAAHAMVPFYGQGVNCGFEDLMVLDKLLDDHNEDFEKAMNAFSEKRTEDAAAMCDLSLENYNELKRKVNTPWLSCRKRIDSILYRVFPSSWVPIYTMVAFSDIRYSDCVRKRKWQNKMIYGGVCAVVIAVSVITGLCSIAYTHGFTS, encoded by the exons GTGGGTTGTGCTGAAGCATTATGGATGGAAAAACGTGGTCATCATGTGGATGTATACGAAATGCGGGAAG ACCCTCGGATTTCAATAGACGAGAAAGGAAGCAAAAGTATAAACTTGACAATTTCCCACAGGGGTCTGTCCTCCCTGGAGAAGATCAACATGAAAGACCGTGTTTGTAGGAAGGCGATACCATGCTATGGCAGGATGATACACGACAGAGACAAGACAACACGGATCAGTCTGTACGGAGAGAAAAACGAG tCCATACTGTCGGTCAACAGAGAAGTGCTTCATACAGAACTTGTAGATG CTGTTGACAAATGCCCAAACACGAGAATATTCTTCAATCACAAACTTGTTGGGACGAATTTTGACAAAACAGAAGTAACGTTCCAAAC acCGGATCCGAACAGACCAGCAGACGATAAAGACAATGTGACGATAACCAGTACAGTGAAAGCAGACGTGATTCTTGGATGTGATGGAGCGAACTCCTGTATGAGAAAATACATGAACAGGGAGTCATACCTGAGATACAAGGAAGAGAGTATTGATGAACGCTACACAGAACTGACCATGCCAGCTACAAAACACAACAAG TTTGCCATGAAGGAAAACTACTTACATATCTGGGCCAGGGATGAGTTTATGTTGCTCGCATTACCAAATCAGGACAAGTCTTTCACTGTGACTCTTTTCATGCCGACCAACGTGTTCGAGTCTCTGACTGACCGTGAAGCCGCCACTGCATTCGTTAACGAACATTTTGCTGATGCAGTGTCTCTAATTGGAGA GGAGCAGATCGTCGACAGGCTCACTAGCAGAGGGAACGCTCACTCTCTAATGTGGGTCAAG TGTTCGAGGTACAATATTGATGGGAAAGTGTTGTTGCTAGGCGATGCAGCGCATGCAATGGTACCATTTTATGGACAAGGTGTTAACTGT GGATTTGAAGACCTTATGGTACTTGATAAACTTCTGGATGACCATAACGAGGATTTTG AGAAAGCAATGAATGCATTTTCTGAAAAACGAACCGAAGACGCTGCAGCGATGTGTGACCTGTCTCTAGAAAACTACAATGAG TTGAAAAGaaaagtgaacaccccttggctTTCCTGTAGAAAACGTATAGACAGTATTTTGTACAGAGTATTTCCAAGTAGTTGGGTGCCAATCTACACAATG GTAGCATTTTCAGATATACGCTACAGTGATTGCGTTAGGAAAAGAAAATGGCAAAACAAG atGATTTACGGAGGCGTTTGCGCAGTCGTCATAGCAGTTTCTGTGATTACAGGGTTGTGCAGCATTGCATACACGCACGGGTTTACGTCATAG
- the LOC123543449 gene encoding kynurenine 3-monooxygenase-like isoform X3, with protein MEKRGHHVDVYEMREDPRISIDEKGSKSINLTISHRGLSSLEKINMKDRVCRKAIPCYGRMIHDRDKTTRISLYGEKNESILSVNREVLHTELVDAVDKCPNTRIFFNHKLVGTNFDKTEVTFQTPDPNRPADDKDNVTITSTVKADVILGCDGANSCMRKYMNRESYLRYKEESIDERYTELTMPATKHNKFAMKENYLHIWARDEFMLLALPNQDKSFTVTLFMPTNVFESLTDREAATAFVNEHFADAVSLIGEEQIVDRLTSRGNAHSLMWVKCSRYNIDGKVLLLGDAAHAMVPFYGQGVNCGFEDLMVLDKLLDDHNEDFEKAMNAFSEKRTEDAAAMCDLSLENYNELKRKVNTPWLSCRKRIDSILYRVFPSSWVPIYTMVAFSDIRYSDCVRKRKWQNKMIYGGVCAVVIAVSVITGLCSIAYTHGFTS; from the exons ATGGAAAAACGTGGTCATCATGTGGATGTATACGAAATGCGGGAAG ACCCTCGGATTTCAATAGACGAGAAAGGAAGCAAAAGTATAAACTTGACAATTTCCCACAGGGGTCTGTCCTCCCTGGAGAAGATCAACATGAAAGACCGTGTTTGTAGGAAGGCGATACCATGCTATGGCAGGATGATACACGACAGAGACAAGACAACACGGATCAGTCTGTACGGAGAGAAAAACGAG tCCATACTGTCGGTCAACAGAGAAGTGCTTCATACAGAACTTGTAGATG CTGTTGACAAATGCCCAAACACGAGAATATTCTTCAATCACAAACTTGTTGGGACGAATTTTGACAAAACAGAAGTAACGTTCCAAAC acCGGATCCGAACAGACCAGCAGACGATAAAGACAATGTGACGATAACCAGTACAGTGAAAGCAGACGTGATTCTTGGATGTGATGGAGCGAACTCCTGTATGAGAAAATACATGAACAGGGAGTCATACCTGAGATACAAGGAAGAGAGTATTGATGAACGCTACACAGAACTGACCATGCCAGCTACAAAACACAACAAG TTTGCCATGAAGGAAAACTACTTACATATCTGGGCCAGGGATGAGTTTATGTTGCTCGCATTACCAAATCAGGACAAGTCTTTCACTGTGACTCTTTTCATGCCGACCAACGTGTTCGAGTCTCTGACTGACCGTGAAGCCGCCACTGCATTCGTTAACGAACATTTTGCTGATGCAGTGTCTCTAATTGGAGA GGAGCAGATCGTCGACAGGCTCACTAGCAGAGGGAACGCTCACTCTCTAATGTGGGTCAAG TGTTCGAGGTACAATATTGATGGGAAAGTGTTGTTGCTAGGCGATGCAGCGCATGCAATGGTACCATTTTATGGACAAGGTGTTAACTGT GGATTTGAAGACCTTATGGTACTTGATAAACTTCTGGATGACCATAACGAGGATTTTG AGAAAGCAATGAATGCATTTTCTGAAAAACGAACCGAAGACGCTGCAGCGATGTGTGACCTGTCTCTAGAAAACTACAATGAG TTGAAAAGaaaagtgaacaccccttggctTTCCTGTAGAAAACGTATAGACAGTATTTTGTACAGAGTATTTCCAAGTAGTTGGGTGCCAATCTACACAATG GTAGCATTTTCAGATATACGCTACAGTGATTGCGTTAGGAAAAGAAAATGGCAAAACAAG atGATTTACGGAGGCGTTTGCGCAGTCGTCATAGCAGTTTCTGTGATTACAGGGTTGTGCAGCATTGCATACACGCACGGGTTTACGTCATAG